Genomic segment of Aquarana catesbeiana isolate 2022-GZ linkage group LG09, ASM4218655v1, whole genome shotgun sequence:
CCATTTTTAGTGGTGACACAATTTTTCCTCGAGGTGGTGTCACCATTTTTAGTGGTGACCCCATTTTTCCTCGAGGTGGTGTCACCATTTTTTTTCCTAGAACTGCGGGCAGGAAAGGTGCATTTTGTTGTGTGACTAACACGTCAGAACGGTGCGTTACAAAATTGTGTCGGGCTCACTGCCTGGAAAGTTGTGGGAGCTTCTTTTGTGGTgtgggcataggtgtgcacagcctattgtattagggtgtgcaccccaaagctcaaacacacatgccttactctgcagcctcagctgcacagggcagtgaaaagatgggaagtgctctgtgctgagtggcttcctgttgattcacaaactgaaacatagtagacaccatttactatgcttcagttatgaatgcacACTTTGAgcaagtgtgttcactgtgttcacttagaaaaggaaggggccggtaaattacatatttactagcccattCCCCCGCtctcatcctgaaacatcccctgcagcaaccTAGAGGAGagcagggaagccagcagcactgcagggtgggTGGCCAACAAGAAGGGGGAGCCTGGGcaatagggggaatcggcaccgcacatagtgattagggtgtgcccaggcacaccccctacGCACGCCTATGGGTGTGGGGGACACAACCATTCATGTGAATGGGCTCCTATCTGCCGTTGTCCGTAGCAACGCATGTTAGTGGGACgtgtaggtgtgaatggggcctttttGCTCCGTATTTGAAACTTTGACGTTCATTTGCAGCGTGGAAAGTATCACCTACAGAGGTGTGTGGGATGTCCCACCTGGGACCGACCAGCAGGCGGTGCGCACACAACAAGGGCGCCCGCCCGCTCTCGGCATTATATAACCCTCCCCCTCCAGCCAGGCACCTACAGGGTTACAGGACACTGGTGCGCGGGGTGGGCGTGGCCACACCACCCACCGCCGCATCCCCCTTCCCCTAGCCGCGTGCGGCGGGAACTGAGCGCGCATCCGCACCACGAGCTCGCCCTGTTTTCCCGCCCCCCTCACGTGACCCCCCCAGCCTCGCGCCCGTCCCAATCCCAACAGCTCGCCCCACCTTTCCCAAGAACCGCTGGAGGGAGGGAGGAGCTTTCGATCGAAAATGATGCTGGAAGTCCCGCCCACCTGTTAGCaaaccccccccctctcttccccccgcCCTCGTGGAGGAGGTGGTGCTGCCTCGATCCCAAGAGCGGGAGCGCGTGTTGGTGCCGAGCGCAGTGCGCCCCTCCCCTTCTTTTCTCTCTCACTCACACAGTGGTGGCGAGCGACATttacctcacacacacacagcggcGGCCATCGCACTCGTCTGTCTGTCCCGCTCCGGGCCGCCCGTCAGCATCTCTCAGGCCGTTCAGGAAGGAGGGGATCACTGCTGAGGTGTTccgtcctccccccctcctcctcccttcccagGAGCGGTCCCCGCACCGCCTCACCGAGGAGCagcttcctctctcctcctcctccctcagcaGCCAGGCCCGagcctgcacccccctctcctcctccgctCTCCTCGCCTCTACTCTCCCCATCTACAGCAACATGTCGGCGCCGGCGGCCAAACTCAGTAAAAAGGAGGTGAACTCCAACCACGACGGAGCGGACGAGACCTCAGGTGAGccggggaggggggacaggggaggaggaggaggggggagggcggCCATTTTCCACAAGGCGCGCTGGCCGGGAAGGCCCCGGGGAGAAGGCGGGCTGGGCGCCGCACGAGGCCGGGAGGGGAAGGCGGGTGGGAGAGTCGCCGTGCCGAGGCCGGGAGGGGAGGGAGGCCTGCTCAGGCCCCGGGTTGGCGCAGGAGGCCCGGCCGGCTCATTGTCCTCCCTCCGCCATGATGCTTCCGTCCTGATCCGCATGGCGCAGGCCGGGACACGGGGAGCTCCTCGTGGGAACACTTAGTGGCTGGGATCGGCTATCAACCCccccgggggagagaagggtgacGGGTGTCCACGTGGGTCCCCCGGGCCGCAGGGTTCGTCCTTCCCGCTGGACGCGGCCTGTGTGCGCGGCACTTCCTGTGAGCCGGGAGACCCACGTGGGTGAGAGGCCCCGGGATACCGACTCCCCCTCTCCGATCAACCAGCGCTCTGTTCTCCCGCCAATATACATCCATCCCGATCTATACCCCCGGCCAATATACTCCCGATCTACACCCCCGTCCATCCCGATCTACACCCCTCTCACACCAGTCTTTGTTTTCTTCTCCTTTAGAAAAAGAGCAACAGGAAGCCATCGAGCATATCGACGAAGTACAGAATGAAATAGACAggtaatgtgtacagtgtgtgtccaTCCCTCCCGCCCTCCATAGGGTCACCTTCACTACATTATATTAGGAGATGAGTGTTCTGTGTATGGAGGGAACTCATTGTGGTTTTTCTCATGTCCAGTTTTTGTGCTTTTGGGAAATTTCACTGCCTGTGCCACAGATTTCCCTCTTCTGCTCAATCTTTGTGCCGTTTGGTATGTTCTTTACCTCCTTCTATTCtgttgggtagatttcccttccTGGTTTTTTTTTGTGGCACTGGGGAGATTTCACTTTATATTTCTTGTCAGTTATTAAGCTATTGAGTAAGATCTCCTCCCCATTTTTCGGGTCTTTGCCCTGTTGAAAATACGTTCTGTCATTTTGTGCTGCTGGGGAAATCTTCCCTTTTCTTGTCATGTTAAGCTATtgggggagattttcctttatttCCTGTCTTTGTGCTGTTAGATTTCTTGTTCCTGTCCTCTGTGTGCCactgatttccctttacttcctctcTTCATCTTTcttccattggaaagatttccctttCATGTCCCATCATTGTGGTGtatggaggagattttctcttattTCCTGTcttagatttcacttcctgtcccatcttTGTGTGTGTGGTGAGAACCAAAAACCCACCCCACACgagatgggacaggaagtgaaataagccccccaaaaaaaaaaaagttgagacagTAAGGAAAAACAAACCACATGGGAACAAAAAACAATTTGTTTAGTTTTTTCCTTGCTGActcgtctttgttttttttttgggagggagatTTCCCTTTTACTTCCTTTCCCCTTTGTGCCATTGGAGattcccctttacttcctgttctgtctctgtaccattagggagattcccaaAATGAGACATGGTAACAAAGCGAAATCTCGCCATCGGCACACAGATGGGACAAGGCATACTATTTATtctatagaccagtggttctcaacctcagtcctcaacatggcctgttgggggtacttttcAGGTGTTCCTATactttgcacaggtgctttaacttAATATTGATATGGTATTGataaaaactattttatttaagggataaaacatggcctgttgttgGTACTtgaggacagtggttctcaacgcctgtcctcgggacccactaaaaGGCCAGTTTTTAGTTAGTATTCTTGTCAGCCTCTTCCCAAGGTAATatcactgagcagaaaatatcacctgtgatgtagttCAGCTAACTTGTAAACCTGGCCTCTTGGTGGGTCCTGAGTACAGGAGTTGAGAAAGCACTGCTGTAGGCGCAGCAGAAAGGAAGAGGAAAGCTCCAAAGTGCGTGGAAAGCCTTTGTGCGGTGGATGCCCACCCCAAATCtccattatttttttcccaaagcTATGTAGTAGACTTTTTTTGTCATCAGCGCAgcatacttttttgtgtgtggagCTAATAAGTACACTGAACTTGTATTGAATCAGGCAGGCCGTTTTATTAAATCGTTGGTGGGAGAGCTAAAGGATTTTGAGTGCATGGTCAGCCTAcaatctgaccatctcctttagatctgccaccaACTTCATATTGCCCTGCCTGATTTGATGTTGAAAGGATTGTTTGGATTTgtacagtttaatttttttttttgtgtgtgtgtgtggcaatcTCCTTGTGTAGTATATAGTCAGCCTTGATGCTTTTTACTGGAACAAATATTCCAGTTGGAAGACTTcctctcctctattcctgttttggtgaccacTTATAACTTCAGGTTTTGGTCACAAGAAATTCAAGGATGAATCTGCAGTTGGGACACAGATGACCCGATGGGATATAACCCTTGCATTCTCTTTATAAAAATTATTTTGGACTTTGGAtgcattttaaaataaacatgGAAGCCTGCACTACAGCTTTAAACTGTTTGTATAGCCATTTGTTAAACACTATTTAGTCACCTTTATTTGTGAAGTAGGGGTgactataaaaaaaacacaagtggGGGGTCGTACAGAGTCTGTGGATGACTTTTCTGCTATCGCTCCTATGATTCTTCACAAAAACAGATCATTTGCCAGTTAGTGGCTACAATTGGTGATGCAAAGTGCAGTAAACCATATTAAGCACTGAAATTCCATTCTTCATCCTCTGCTGTCTTTGCTGGTGTAAGATTTACCCGTGATAAGATATTGGTCTTTTTAATGTTTGTGTAGTTGCTTAAACGGCAGTTTTTGTAATTCCAACCATTTTCTCTCTGTAGACTGAACGAACAAGCAAGTGAGGAGATATTGAAAGTAGAACAGAAATACAACAAACTTCGTCAGCCATTCTTTCAGAAGAGGTCAGAATTGATCGCCAAAATCCCAAATTTCTGGGTCACAACATTTGTCAATCACCCACAAGGTAAGAATATTTCATGTTTAGCCTAACTACTCTAGAAATGTACATTGCAGGTGTGACCGACAATTGTTCTAGAGCCCAGAATTTTAGATCTTTTTATGAAGATTGCCCTCAAATTCAATTCAGCTGTATGAGATCTTCATTTGTGTCCATTCCAATTGCCTTTTAGTATGTTGAAGGCACAGGGGTCTCCTTTTTtgtttcccttaaagtggttgtatacccaaattacaaacttttacctacaggtaagcctataatgaggcttacctgtaggtaaaatgaatatctcctaaacccgtacggtttaggagatattcactttgcatgcagccgctgatgtcagtggcGCATGCCATGTAAAGACCCAGCAGCGTCCGCCTGTCCTTGCCGGGAAAAAAACTCCAGCACGGGAGTGACTTCATAGCGGCTCCGGCCACTCgcagcaccggagccgcgaacccagaagacacgccaagggcaaaatgtcagctcccttggagTGGACTGCGTgagatactgacgcctcgttctaaggtaagtattacataacgagctagtatgtgctgcatactagctcattatgccttttgccttacaggttttttttttttgtcttgcgaGTATACAGCCGCTTTAACATTGCACAGGCATGCAGTGTAGAGGTATTGCGTAGACATTTTCCTCTTTATGACATGTATACAAGACTTCAGTTGTTCCTTTTAAAAGGCTAGAAAGCGATTGCTGGGTGCAATGCTTATGTTCTAGGTTGTGTATGAGATTGATGTGACTTACAAAGGCGGTCCATCGTTTGTCTTAAAACACCATACACACGGACAGAATGTTGAGACATTTGCCAGTACAAAAATACTGGATGATGTCCTTCCCATGTGTATGTTGGTGTGGCTTCTGTCAGACGCATGCTGGAATCAGTgtgctcagccaatggcagagcgctgattggagtaggagcgtccccctgtcagaatacaacagctcagcgggggagattgatGGACTAacacatggttagtacagtggctcctgacAGGGCAATCGTGTGGTGTGTGTGTTCCCCCACCCCCCATGCAACCCGCGGGGATGCACAAGAGAAAAaactagtgtgtaccaggccttTACTGTATGCAATCCTTGTTAAAATGAGTGGGCTAAGCAGGGCATTTGATGTGAAGTAGTTTAAATGAGACCGGGCTAGGTCCACACTGCTGCAATCCAATTTTCAATGCAATGTAGTGTGACTTGGATGTGGCTTGCATATTCTatcgggccaaaatcacacccaagtagtgcaggaaccttttcataCGGTCTTCATCTTACTGTGCTGAGTGGCATTGATGTGGATGGTCACCAATAAAAACTATTCAATTTTACTTGTTTTGCAATTCTGTGTTACTCAAGTCGCATTTGAAATCATAGTAGTGTGATTTGAGCTCTAAAGTAGAATGCAGGGCAAAACTTTGGTACATTTTTGTATAGAGTATGGGGGGATTATAATTCCTGTCAGATTTTTGCTATCCATGTCTGGGAAATTTCTCCACTTCTTTCCCAAAGACAAaataggaagtgaggagaaatttcTCCAGTCACCAGAATTGGTGTTGGAAGTTTTCCtctctagttctggtgacaacccaaaggttggtattttctttttctcttggtGATGGTAAGCTagacaataaaacctgacaggtgttctaattcctctttaCTATATCTAAAGCTAAACATTTTGCCCCCAGTTATACATTGTTTTAGTAGATATTAGTAGTTGTGTTGTGAACAGATCATTGAAGTGAACCGGGACATAAGGATCATAGTAGCTTGGTAAtcatttctaactttttttttttttttcccctccttcttGCAGTCTCTGCACTGTTGGGCGAAGAGGATGAGGAGGCACTTCACTATCTCACCCGGGTGGAAGTCACAGAGTTTGAAGACATAAAATCTGGATACAGAATAGATTTTGTATGTACAATGAAGTATGTTGTGTGGTTTTATCTGTCTTGATTGGAGAACCTGGTAGCTGACCCTTTTTCTTTCTTTGGCAGAATTTTGATGAAAATCCTTACTTTGAAAACAAAGTTCTCTCTAAAGAGTTTCACTTAAATGAGAGTGGTGATCCATCCTCAAAGTCAACAGAGATAAAATGGAAAGCAGGAAAGGTAGGAGGAATCAGTTTGAGATAAATTAGAAGGCTGCTAGTGCCCTTGGTAATGGTTGCTTATAAGGCACGCAAGTAGGCATTGAATGGAATCTTTGtctttgatggggggggggagatgggttgCCATCTAGCTGTAAAGAACCTGTAAACAGTGTATAGAACGTCCCTTACGGTTTCAGGTGTCACCTTCCTTGTCTGCCATGGAAATATTGTACACCAAATCAAAGAAATTTTTACATTGggcaacattttaaaagcctttattggTCACCTTTGTGGACAACTAGTAGAGCCTGGCCTACACTTTCAGTGCCTAAAAGACCCCTAATGTTTCAAAGAACTTGGCACAAATTATCACAAAAGGAACTTTGTCAAATGTTTACACCAAAGCAACCTACTACCCCCATGTACATATGAATGTAAACACTGGGGATGCCTTTGTAAGAAAACCTTGCTTGTGCTAGTTGTTCCATATCACTGCATGCATTggagtgagggcaataattctagagccGTTATTCATGGTTAACCCAAAGgtgacctataaaggcttttaaaatgttgcctaatGAAAAAATTGCTTTAATTTGGTGTACAAGATTTTAATGCTTTACATGTTTGCATAACGATGGCAAGCACTAAATCTATTCTCGCTAGAGAAATTACGCTTGAGGGGACATGATGTGATTTACAAAtgtctcaatggggatcccagcttAGGAAAAAACATTGTCccggagtgtaagaggacacgggggcacacaatgagattggagaagcGGCTTAACCTTAAACcgtgcagggggtttttcactgtcaggggtAATAAGGATGTGGACCTCTCCCACAGTTGGTGGTGGCTGTGGggtgtatggatatttttaagagactcttggatgtgcatcataaagagcacaacatacagggatatggggaaTATAGACACTGGCACATGTGCACCTTCACAAGTTGAACTGGATTGACtatttgtctttattcaaccttacctactatgtaactattggtGCAACTTCATCTTTTATTTTACCAGAAATTTTGGGTAGAATGTTGCATGTGTGTGCCCTaaaagcagcctttttttttttttttttttctacaaagtttGGGCTTCGTAAATCATTGCAGAAATAGTGACCTAAATTGTCTGGCAGTAAAAGGGGTTGGGTGTGAAAATTTGCAATTTAATTTTGCAATGGTGGAAAAGATCTGGTTGCTAGGTTTCCCTCTTCCCAGTCATTGCCCAAGTTGGTGCAAAGGCTGTGTGTGGGGGCAGTAATCAGAATCGTTACCTTGCACAAGTactgttttgcattaaaaaaaaccctggaaaAGGTAATGTTCTGAAATTGAGGTTTTCTGTCTTCACTTTAGGATTTGACGAAGCGCTCTAGCTCAACACAGAATAAAGCCAGCCGAAAGAGGCAACACGAAGAACCTGAAAGCTTTTTCACTTGGTTCACGGATCATTCTGATGCTGGCGCAGATGAGCTGGGAGAGGTTATAAAGGATGACATATGGCCAAATCCATTACAGTACTACCTTGTGAGTAACATCTGCTTTAACCTTTAGTCATCTCTACATACATGATCAGTGGTAGCTAAAATTATACATTTAATTAGGTTCCAGATATGGAGGATGAAGAAAACGAAGGAGAGGAAGATGATGATGACGAAGAGGAGGAAGGACTTGAAGATATTGATGAGGAAGGTGATGAAGATGAGGTTGAAGGAGAGGAGGATGACGATGAAGacgaggagggagaagaggccgAGGTATGTACGTAAACCTTTTTTACTTATGCATGCAAAACTCTTTATAAGCTAACAGCAATTTTTAGTGCTAAAAAATGGAAAGAATTTTAATCAAAACTGGAGCATCTgtattatacactttttttatatgtAGCATCAACTATTTTATGCAGCTTTTTACAATGTAGAGGGACAAGAGAGCACAAATGCAGTACAGttaaatacagaagggacaggtggACAATGCTCGTAGAGCTTGTATTCTAAAGGgagagggtggtggtacaaaaggtaatagatgcagggaatgatttgatgggggtggcttgggATACATCCCAGCGaattctatcttcagcttgtttagttaagctttgaaaatgaaagtttGGAAGCTGGTTTACCATTCTCCAGTTTTGATAAAAGCACTTTTATATTAAAGATTAAGGTTTGGTGGTGCCCCTAAAGCTGCCTAAAATATCTAGGAACCCCATGAAAACATTTTACCCCTGTAGTGAGCTTTGTGACCTTGAACTTAGCAGGCTTATATACAGTAGAGGGCATTGGACTACGATGCTTGCCATGTGGATTGATTCAGGTCATGATGCAAGTTAGGATGGGTCATTGGGATAAATTCCTGTTGAgctcaccagctgccactgaattCTGTTTTAAACTGTTAGCATAGGCTAGCGCTAAAGGTTTTACTAACTCTTCTTCACTGTAACTTatactctatatattttttttttttggtttacaggaAGATGAAGGCGAAGACGATTAAGTGATTGCATTGTTTGGATTccacccctttttccttttttttcatccaGTCCCTGGGAGCAAGATGCTgttgtgtttattttttgtttgtttttttttttttttttttttgatctatatttttttttttttttgtgtgattggTCGCCTTGTTCTTGGTCCCTTCCCCTCTTTATCATggttcatatttttattttattttttggggggagaggtaAGAACTGAGTAAAAATACAGTGGAAATctctaacctttttttttgttttttttttttttcccctaaatccATTCTCCTGAAGTCAAACTACAACCTGTACCATCATAAGGTGTATGCGGAGTCTTGTGTCCTCAGCGGCTGCCTTTGGTCTAAGCTGAGGTCTTAGACCCTGTGTGGTAGTGCGTAGCAGTCTAGCCTTTCCataattttttttcctctcctgtGTATATTGGGCTCAGAGGTTACTATTTCCATGTGAATATGGGAAGATGGCAGTTACCAACATGTAtcggtctatttttttttttttcttgtttaaaaaactttgaaaaagaataaaaaaaacacattgtggGGAAGGGATAGTCTGAGGGAGGGTtttcagaagacagcagggaggggtgggagggctAGGTTGGGCATTTTGGAAATATGGCTTTTCTCTCTGGCATGTTTGTGATGTTTTTCAAGACATCCATGCAGTTTAAGACACTTTTAAAATAGTAAAAGCTAAAATAAAACTCCTCGATGGCTCTCAGCCCTGACACAGAAATGGAcattgtcaaaaaaaaatttttttttttctttttttttttggaaaggaaaTAATGCTCAGTTTTAAACGTTAACGTGTACAAGTTGCTTTGTTACAATAAAACTAAATGTGTACACAAAGGGACTGCTGGTTTTCACTCAGTTTCTTTCTTTCCTGCCTGTATGTTTTCACTCATTTTAGTTTTTATTCTCAGGCTGATATTTAATGTTTTTGATACAGGGCATTTTGTAGTAACTTTCAAACTAACCTGCCAAGCCAGAGGCACATACTGGTTGTAAACCCCTATACAGCCAGCAACTCAACACTCCCAATATGGAGTTTGTGGTCATTTTTGTAACATGCTTGGCAAAGGTGTAGGCACTTAATCTGATTCCTAGTCTGTTAAATCTGCATttgtcagatttatttttttttttttcctgtcaacACTATGAATAAAGTAATTGGTGTGTGATCTGTACGTCTATTGTCTATATTGCAAGACATCATTCAGACCTGTTGGTAATTAGGTTAAATGCCTAGATGGTCTTATAAGCCTAGCATAATACAACAGTTCTATATtgtagagatagatatatattctTGCAATAAAGTCTACACAGTatggcagactttttttttcttgtttaagcTCCTCCATGGATAACTTTTTTATACCTGTTGCTGCTACCATCTATCTAGACTGGTCTTTTTTCCTGTGACTGATGCATCTCCTGCCGTCACTTACTGAATCTTAATCACAATCAGAAGTTACTCCCCAGGCCAGATTTAGTAGCATCAACTAACATGACACTAATACTATGGCttctatacttaccttttttgtgttCTCACTTTCGTATGTTCACAGCATGAATCACCTCTGgcagcaacttaaaaaaaaaagtcatggtgGGAGCTGCAGCACTCAGCCTGTGACACCTATTTGCAGCTGTGCCTGCTCTCCATACTGTGAGCAAGTGGCACTGGGCTCTGATCTAggagcaggggtcttcaaagaGTTTCTTTGAGTTTTCAGAACAAGCTACAGCAAAAATGGATACAGTGAAAACTTGTGTAGGAGTATTTTTCATCTGTTATCACCTAACgtcactttactgggtatgtgTAGGGGTTAACAACCGCTTTACCTTTCATTGAATAGATGGGGTTTGATGGAAACTTGATAGTAACTGCTGGTCATCCTACTATGAGGCTTTCTGAATGTATAAACTCATCGTTATGGTTCAGATCTGATTGGCAACATCAGACAACTCAGAGTTGGTTGTTTTGAAGAGCAACTTTTGGATCACAGCAAATGGTAGTATTTCCCACTAGCTTAAGGCAGTCCATAGATGATGGAGTTGGTGTTGATTGGGGAATGCCTCTTGAGCTATTGTTCGAGGAGCTGTCCCTGCTAGGGAACAAGCTAATGATTACTAGCGGCTTTAACTCTCATCATAAAAatcagacatgctggttgtacccaagtcaatcagcCTGCCCATGGCTCAAATCTCAGCCAGTGTTGATCCAGCCAGGATTCGAACCATCTATTGTGCTAAGGCCAAGTGAAATGGTACATAGACTGCATGGAATGTTGTGCAGTTTTAAACTGCCTGGTCAACAGAGTGCTATATAAGTCTATGGTGATCCCCAGCTAGGAAGTCGTCCCTGAAAGCCCTAGTGACATGCCTGCCGAGATGGGTGaagtttgaaccccccccccccagagtggccATGCCTTTTTGTTTACCATGTTCCTACACTCTTAGCACAATACAGCTACCAGAGCGCTACACCACAGGAGGCATATCAGGGATGTTTGACACCATCTTGTGGAGCAGGGCCTTCTTACTGCAACCTCTTCTATCTGTAGCCCTTGTGCAATGCACTGTTGCTATCATAGCACGTCTGGAGCTTTCTGTAACCACCATCTTGGACTCCTTCCTCCGTGTGTTTGGCTAGGTGGGAAGAGGAATGGCTGCTTATGAGGCTATTGGTGTGTGCACTATGGAGATTGTTTACTACTTTCCAGGTGGATCACTGGTTTAACAGGGCAGTAACCTCCTCTCTTCCTCCCAACACAAAGCCCCGCTGCATTACATTGTGGTTGATAGTTTGCCAGGTGTTAATACAATCGCCCTTCAAAGCTGACTTCCCGCTGGAGTTCTATTGTCTGCAGGCTATTGCTCAGTGATGGTGGAGAGAGAAGGTTCTTAAATTCCTGTATCGGGTGGGGAGGAACCTAGCTATAGCTCCCTTTGCAATAACTCCCCTAGGGGTCAGTTCCATGTGGATCTGATTTCTTCCAGTTAGGCTTTTTAAACCACCTTCCTCCCAGTTCCTTTTTCCAGGAACAAATTTTCTTCAGCTGTTGTAGATTTACAACACAAACTTTCTGGAGTTATTTATGGTTTAGAAAACCTAGCTTGCAAATTGAAAAGTTCTCCTTCCTCACCTCCCTCCTTGTTGATAGAACCACAGAAAGAAGAACCTGGATCGGTGGTGGTAAAAGATGAACACTCCTCTGGGGAGTAGTCTACTTGTGAAGAGACCCTGAG
This window contains:
- the SET gene encoding protein SET isoform X1, which produces MSAPAAKLSKKEVNSNHDGADETSEKEQQEAIEHIDEVQNEIDRLNEQASEEILKVEQKYNKLRQPFFQKRSELIAKIPNFWVTTFVNHPQVSALLGEEDEEALHYLTRVEVTEFEDIKSGYRIDFNFDENPYFENKVLSKEFHLNESGDPSSKSTEIKWKAGKDLTKRSSSTQNKASRKRQHEEPESFFTWFTDHSDAGADELGEVIKDDIWPNPLQYYLVPDMEDEENEGEEDDDDEEEEGLEDIDEEGDEDEVEGEEDDDEDEEGEEAEEDEGEDD
- the SET gene encoding protein SET isoform X2; this translates as MSAPAAKLSKKEVNSNHDGADETSEKEQQEAIEHIDEVQNEIDRLNEQASEEILKVEQKYNKLRQPFFQKRSELIAKIPNFWVTTFVNHPQVSALLGEEDEEALHYLTRVEVTEFEDIKSGYRIDFNFDENPYFENKVLSKEFHLNESGDPSSKSTEIKWKAGKDLTKRSSSTQNKASRKRQHEEPESFFTWFTDHSDAGADELGEVIKDDIWPNPLQYYLVPDMEDEENEGEEDDDDEEEEGLEDIDEEGDEDEVEGEEDDDEDEEGEEAEV